The following proteins come from a genomic window of Amphiura filiformis chromosome 16, Afil_fr2py, whole genome shotgun sequence:
- the LOC140172663 gene encoding actin-binding protein IPP-like, protein MPSHSSPSKYTSKLAGALNDLRKQKQLCDIIINVGGKAFHAHKNVLAAFSNYFLAMFTSGFREATENEVNIDGKAEIFEDLLEYVYTGKMKISRTTACDLLGMACYMQFKDISLYCSNYILQKYASSSRTDEKIPIGDVFKIYEMACFHDHLKFLHLSQRSTCVPISRS, encoded by the coding sequence ATGCCATCACATTCATCCCCCTCTAAATATACCAGCAAATTAGCTGGTGCCTTAAATGACTTGCGTAAGCAGAAACAGCTGTGTGACATTATCATTAATGTTGGCGGCAAAGCGTTCCATGCTCACAAGAATGTTCTCGCTGCATTTAGCAACTACTTCCTAGCCATGTTTACATCGGGCTTCAGAGAAGCTACAGAAAATGAAGTCAACATAGATGGCAAGGCAGAGATCTTTGAAGACTTGCTGGAATATGTGTACACAGGAAAAATGAAGATTTCAAGAACGACTGCATGCGATCTGCTGGGGATGGCATGCTACATGCAGTTCAAAGACATCAGTCTATATTGCTCCAATTACATTCTTCAGAAGTATGCTTCAAGTTCTCGTACAGATGAAAAGATACCAATAGGTGATGTTTTCAAGATATATGAAATGGCTTGTTTTCATGATCATCTAAAATTCTTGCACTTAAGTCAGAGGAGCACATGTGTACCTATTTCCAGAAGCTGA
- the LOC140172664 gene encoding actin-binding protein IPP-like produces the protein MSSRPSPSEYTSKLAGSLNDFRKQKQLCDIIINVGSIAFHAHKNVLAAGSEYFRAMFTAGFREAAESEVNIDGKADIFEELLEYVYTGKMKITRKIACDLLVMACYMQFKDISLYCSDYIQKKYASSRPTDTDEQIPIGDVFQIYEMACSHYHLKILAHKSEEYMCTYFQKLKSSDVFLQIASVEFLKKFLRRADLSSKDEEKEVLEMVVQWLKHDWENRHSFAASLLKKVRLGLVPKQNLTELLDAEILEIPECRQLFQEVCKRQSSKCSALKLSQKFPRQFATRSFITAPIRICVPRGRGTDTTSFDYFNIKTRQWRPIHSIPPLKLLPNLIVVDGTLYAAGGYEVCVPERSDSSDSDRYDSDYQDISESDDSMGYDYSEYKDVFQRYDPEQNCWCSLPPMRAAHAARLVHLNGYIYTTGCVIIR, from the exons ATGTCATCACGTCCATCCCCCTCTGAATATACCAGCAAATTAGCTGGTTCCTTAAATGACTTTCGTAAGCAGAAACAGCTGTGTGACATTATTATTAATGTTGGCAGCATAGCGTTCCATGCTCACAAGAATGTTCTTGCTGCTGGAAGTGAATATTTCCGAGCCATGTTTACAGCAGGCTTCAGAGAGGCTGCCGAAAGTGAAGTCAACATAGATGGCAAGGCAGATATCTTTGAAGAACTGCTGGAATATGTGTACACAGGAAAAATGAAGATAACAAGGAAGATTGCATGCGACCTGCTGGTGATGGCATGCTACATGCAGTTCAAAGATATCAGTCTATATTGCTCCGATTACATTCAGAAGAAGTATGcttcaagtaggcctacagaTACAGATGAGCAGATACCAATAGGGGATGTTTTCCAGATATATGAAATGGCCTGTTCTCATTATCATCTGAAAATTCTTGCACACAAGTCAGAGGAGTACATGTGTACTTATTTCCAGAAGCTGAAGTCATCGGATGTGTTCCTACAGATTGCAAGTGTGGAGTTCTTGAAGAAATTCTTGAGACGAGCTGACCTTTCAAGTAAAGATGAGGAGAAGGAG GTTCTGGAAATGGTTGTTCAATGGCTGAAACATGACTGGGAAAACAGGCATAGTTTTGCTGCCAGCCTTCTCAAAAAGGTTCGCCTTGGACTTGTTCCAAAGCAAAATCTTACCGAGTTACTGGATGCCGAGATACTTGAAATACCAGAGTGCAGACAACTTTTTCAAGAAGTATGCAAGAGGCAAAGTTCAAAGTGTTCTGCCTTAAAGCTGTCTCAAAAGTTTCCACGGCAGTTTGCTACAAGGAGCTTCATCACG GCTCCAATTAGAATATGTGTACCAAGGGGTAGAGGCACTGATACCACTTCCTTCGACTATTTCAACATAAAGACAAGGCAGTGGAGACCAATCCATTCTATTCCTCCATTAAAACTTCTTCCCAACCTGATTGTCGTTGATGGCACGCTGTATGCGGCCGGTGGGTATGAAGTGTGTGTGCCGGAAAGGTCAGATTCAAGTGATTCTGACAGGTATGACAGTGATTATCAAGATATTTCAGAGTCAGATGATTCAATGGGTTATGattattctgaatacaaggatgTATTTCAGCGATATGATCCAGAGCAAAATTGCTGGTGTTCATTGCCTCCAATGAGGGCAGCACATGCAGCACGGCTGGTTCATTTGAATGGATATATTTATACCACTGGTTGCGTGATTATTCGATAG
- the LOC140172665 gene encoding kelch-like protein 12 produces the protein MPSHSSHSKYTSKLAGALNDLCVKQNQLCDIIINVGGKAFHAHKNVLAARNEYFQAMFTSGFREATESEVNIDGKAEIFEVLLEYVYTGKMKITRKTACDLLVMACYMQFKDISLYCSDYIQKKYTSSSCTDEQIPIGDVFKIYEMACFHDHLEILAHKSEEHMCTYFQKLKSSDVFLQSASVEFLKKFLRRTDLSSKDEETEVLDMVVQWLKLDWENRSNFALTLLKKVRLGLVPKQNLTELLDAEILQIPECRQLFQEVCKRQSSKCSAYKLSQNFPCQFATRSIITAPIRICAPKGRGTDTTSFYYFNIKTKQWKSIRSIPPLKLLPSLIVVDDTLYAAGGYEVGIPERSNISDRYEYNLADSDSDYSESEDSVGYDYSAYKDVFQRYDPEQNSWCSLPPLRAARAAMLVHLNGTIYDQHDYYEYALETKRYEIWVYNPNKNEWQSKFSEPDNTTDTLTQPVLVVHKDQCYRVVFRIIPRGDETDYLRAYRGLPKEEQAVVNLLKLRSSRSDVMSGVSLGEEIKQDFIEPNTLGAFRIGEDVFVTTCGDVQQTDLKIHKDEDEDIDLGKWKRFAKPYKRGSNIVNFTCDWKN, from the exons ATGCCATCGCATTCATCCCACTCCAAATATACCAGCAAATTAGCTGGTGCCTTAAATGACTTATGCGTAAAGCAGAATCAGCTGTGTGACATTATCATTAATGTTGGCGGCAAAGCGTTCCATGCTCACAAGAATGTTCTTGCTGCTCGAAATGAATATTTCCAAGCCATGTTTACATCGGGCTTTAGAGAAGCTACCGAAAGTGAAGTCAACATAGATGGCAAGGCAGAGATATTTGAGGTGTTGCTGGAATATGTGTACACAGGAAAAATGAAGATTACAAGGAAGACTGCATGCGATCTGCTGGTGATGGCATGCTACATGCAGTTCAAAGACATCAGTCTATATTGCTCCGATTACATTCAGAAGAAGTACACTTCAAGTTCTTGTACAGATGAGCAGATACCAATAGGGGATGTTTTCAAGATATATGAAATGGCATGTTTTCATGATCATCTAGAAATTCTTGCACACAAGTCAGAGGAGCACATGTGTACCTATTTCCAGAAGCTGAAGTCATCGGATGTGTTCCTCCAGAGTGCTAGTGTGGAGTTCTTGAAGAAATTCTTGAGACGAACCGACCTTTCGAGTAAAGATGAGGAGACAGAG GTTCTGGATATGGTTGTCCAGTGGCTGAAACTTGACTGGGAGAACAGAAGTAATTTTGCTCTCACCCTTCTCAAGAAGGTTCGTCTTGGACTTGTTCCAAAGCAAAATCTTACCGAGTTACTGGATGCCGAAATACTTCAAATACCAGAGTGCAGACAACTTTTTCAAGAAGTATGCAAGAGGCAAAGTTCAAAGTGTTCTGCCTACAAGCTGTCTCAAAATTTTCCATGTCAGTTTGCTACAAGGAGCATCATCACG GCTCCAATTAGAATTTGTGCACCAAAGGGTCGAGGCACTGATACCACTTCCTTCTACTATTTTAACATAAAGACAAAGCAGTGGAAATCAATCCGTTCAATTCCTCCACTGAAACTTCTACCCAGCTTGATTGTGGTTGATGATACACTGTATGCGGCCGGTGGGTATGAAGTGGGTATCCCGGAAAGGTCAAATATTTCGGACAGGTATGAGTATAATTTGGCAGATTCAGACTCTGATTATTCAGAGTCAGAAGATTCAGTTGGGTATGATTATTCTGCATACAAGGATGTGTTTCAGCGATATGATCCAGAGCAAAATTCCTGGTGTTCATTGCCTCCTTTGAGGGCAGCACGAGCAGCAATGCTGGTTCATTTGAACGG CACAATTTATGATCAGCATGATTACTATGAGTATGCGCTTGAGACGAAAAGGTATGAAATTTGGGTATACAATCCAAACAAGAATGAATGGCAGTCTAAATTCAGTGAGCCTGATAACACAACGGACACATTAACACAGCCAGTTCTTGTTGTCCACAAAGATCAATGCTACAGAGTCGTCTTCCGTATCATTCCTAGAGGAGATGAAACAGATTACCTGCGAGCCTACCGGGGTCTTCCAAAAGAGGAACAAGCAGTAGTCAATTTGCTGAAGCTACGCAGCTCAAGAAGCGATGTTATGTCAGGTGTTTCTCTTGGTGAAGAAATCAAGCAAGATTTCATCGAACCGAACACCTTGGGTGCCTTTCGAATTGGAGAGGATGTGTTTGTCACTACTTGTGGTGATGTTCAGCAGACTGACTTAAAGATACACAAAGATGAAGACGAAGATATTGATCTTGGGAAATGGAAGAGGTTTGCAAAGCCTTATAAACGAGGCAGTAACATAGTCAACTTCACTTGTGACTGGAAGAATTGA